A stretch of Cucumis sativus cultivar 9930 chromosome 2, Cucumber_9930_V3, whole genome shotgun sequence DNA encodes these proteins:
- the LOC105434749 gene encoding transcription factor HEC3 — protein MDIEEMGKFGENFECNEIATSLDFGFGSSNITSTSHPIFPSFNNIPPTTLSMNNATHAVAPPSFPPYSAAARWRSHFPATRNSRMAGEEEVEGSESESMGGGMREMIYRIAAMQPIEIDPEAVKAPKRRNVKISKDPQSVAARHRRERISERIRILQRIVPGGTKMDTASMLDEAIHYLKFLKNQLHSLQIAAASSSSSSSSSSAYAFPTIAHYNNKQQHLIHFPQLPTHPHHHLNQDA, from the exons ATGGATATTGAGGAGATGGGAAAGTTTGGAGAGAATTTTGAATGTAATGAAATTGCAACTAGTTTGGATTTTGGTTTTGGTAGTTCCAATATTACTTCCACTTCACATCCTATTTTTCCGTCTTTTAACAATATCCCACCAACCACTCTTTCTATGAATAACGCCACTCACGCTGTTGCACCGCCGTCTTTTCCGCCCTATTCCGCCGCTGCCCGGTGGAGATCCCATTTTCCAGCCACCCGAAATTCCCGCATG GCAGGGGAGGAGGAAGTGGAAGGATCAGAATCAGAATCAATGGGGGGAGGGATGAGAGAGATGATATACAGAATAGCAGCAATGCAGCCAATAGAGATAGACCCAGAAGCAGTGAAGGCACCAAAGCGACGGAATGTTAAGATTTCAAAAGATCCACAGAGCGTAGCGGCAAGGCATAGACGAGAGAGAATTAGCGAAAGAATCAGAATTCTTCAAAGAATAGTCCCAGGTGGCACCAAAATGGACACCGCTTCCATGTTAGACGAAGCCATTCATTACcttaagtttttgaaaaaccaaCTCCATTCACTCCAAATCGCCGCcgcctcctcctcctcctcctcctcctcatcCTCCGCCTACGCCTTTCCCACCATCGctcattataataataaacaacaaCACTTGATCCACTTTCCTCAATTGCCAACCCATCCACATCACCACCTGAACCAAGATGcctga
- the LOC101202771 gene encoding uncharacterized protein LOC101202771, with translation MQGSRGRKVPEMGFQDQTASSRPGFRARDSSPDSVIYALESSFSLFSSASASVERCSFASEAHDRDSLISEISLHLAGHDEGNHESCGGPDPDPNKPALSNKHSRLYTKGEKAKANQKDDSNVDLEDENRTVDSARNSFSLALKECQDHRSRSEAQSRKLDRRRPASLDLNNATTTSSPRLAAVKKNPVVSTRKTGTFPSPGTPNYRHNSFGMQKGWSSERVPLHNNGGRKHANNPALLTLNSGRTLPSKWEDAERWIFSPISGDGVVRNSVPLPQRRPKSKSGPLGPPGSAYYSLYSPAVPAYEGGSFGNFITGSPFSAGVISANSLGIHSGGHEVAFHGQTEPSMARSLSVHGCSEMLGQLSSTTGLQEESGDILTRVKDSGTDVSRVVSRRDMATQMSPESSVHSSPKTRPSISASSSSAMHMFELGAVTSKLEIRDVQVDNQVTMTRWSKKHKGSFPWKDSLDDRRKKDVDAVSRCSDLDIPHIGKSISKVKREEAKITAWENLQKAKADAAIRKLEMKLEKKRATSMDKIMNKLKSAQKRAQEMRSSVMANQSPQDNRTSIKSLSFYRARPMGSLSGCFTCHAF, from the exons ATGCAGGGAAGTAGAGGGAGAAAGGTGCCGGAGATGGGGTTTCAGGACCAAACTGCGTCGTCCAGGCCAGGCTTTAGAGCTCGTGATTCCAGCCCCGATTCTGTCATTTACGCTCTTGAGTCGAGTTTCAGTCTCTTTTCTTCTGCTTCTGCCAGTGTGGAGCGCTGCTCTTTTGCGTCGGAGGCACACGACCGCGATTCTCTCATCTCTGAAATCTCACTT CATTTGGCAGGGCATGATGAAGGAAACCACGAGAGTTGCGGTGGTCCAGATCCAGATCCAAACAAACCTGCACTAAGCAACAAACACAGTCGTCTCTATACAAAGGGAGAAAAAGCGAAAG CAAATCAAAAGGATGACAGCAATGTCGATTTAGAAGATGAGAATAGAACCGTCGATTCAGCGAGGAATTCCTTTTCTCTTGCCCTGAAAG AGTGTCAAGATCATAGATCCAGATCTGAAGCTCAATCCAGGAAACTGGACAGAAGGAGACCTGCTTCATTGGATCTAAATAACGCTACCACAACTTCCTCACCTCGTTTGGCAGCTGTAAAGAAGAACCCTGTTGTATCAACGCGCAAAACTGGAACATTTCCAAGCCCTGGGACGCCGAATTATCGGCACAATAGCTTTGGTATGCAAAAGGGGTGGAGCTCAGAGCGTGTGCCATTGCACAACAATGGTGGTCGGAAACATGCTAATAACCCTGCATTGCTGACTCTTAATAGCGGCAGAACATTGCCATCAAAGTGGGAAGATGCTGAAAGGTGGATCTTTAGTCCCATATCCGGTGATGGGGTTGTGAGGAACTCAGTTCCACTTCCTCAACGGCGACCGAAGTCAAAGAGTGGGCCACTTGGCCCTCCTGGTTCTGCATACTATTCACTATATTCGCCAGCAGTTCCGGCCTACGAAGGTGGGAGTTTTGGGAATTTCATTACAGGGTCACCATTTTCAGCTGGAGTGATATCAGCTAATAGCTTGGGGATTCATTCCGGTGGGCATGAAGTGGCCTTTCATGGACAAACAGAGCCCTCCATGGCGCGATCACTTAGTGTTCATGGATGCTCTGAAATGTTGGGTCAATTGTCATCAACAACAGGCTTACAAGAAG AATCAGGCGACATTCTAACTAGAGTCAAGGATTCAGGGACGGATGTTTCTCGTGTTGTTTCAAGAAGGGACATGGCTACACAAATGAGCCCAGAGAGTAGTGTCCATTCATCTCCCAAGACGAGACCGTCAATCTCTGCCTCAAGTTCATCTGCTATGCATATGTTTGAGCTGGGAGCTGTCACTTCTAAGTTGGAGATCAGGGATGTACAAGTTGATAATCAAGTTACTATGACAAGATGGTCTAAGAAACATAAAGGCTCGTTTCCTTGGAAAGACTCTCTTGATGACAGGAGGAAGAAAGATGTTGATGCGGTTTCTCGATGTTCGGATCTAGACATTCCTCACATAGGAAAAAGTATTTCAAA GGTTAAGCGTGAGGAAGCCAAAATAACTGCATGGGAAAATCTACAGAAAGCAAAAGCTGATGCAGCTATACGGAAACTAGAG ATGAAGCTGGAAAAGAAGAGAGCAACGTCAATGGATAAGATCATGAATAAACTTAAATCTGCTCAGAAGAGAGCCCAAGAAATGAGGAGCTCAGTGATGGCAAACCAGTCCCCCCAAGATAACAGGACATCTATCAAGTCTCTATCTTTTTATCGAGCCCGTCCTATGGGTTCCCTAAGTGGTTGTTTCACCTGCCATGCTTTTTAG